The uncultured Pseudodesulfovibrio sp. genome includes a region encoding these proteins:
- a CDS encoding SET domain-containing protein: MIHPNTRVLSGDPAIGVGVFATAPIPRGTVVVVRDRFDVTMSPESFLHLPQAQQAAMETYMYHDKCGNLVLSWDHARYMNHNCHPTTMMTDYGLEIAVRDIAAGEELTTEYGLLNIQEPYAICCGCVDCREHLRLDDIDVYGDGWDERIRESLERIPLVDQPLLPLLETELRVRLEDFLGGRTAYSSIRNLKWLAEPECGGIV; encoded by the coding sequence ATGATCCATCCCAACACCAGGGTCCTGTCCGGGGACCCTGCCATCGGCGTGGGCGTGTTCGCCACCGCCCCCATTCCCCGGGGCACCGTCGTGGTGGTCCGTGACCGGTTCGACGTGACCATGAGCCCGGAGTCTTTTCTCCATTTGCCGCAAGCCCAGCAGGCGGCCATGGAGACCTACATGTACCACGACAAATGCGGCAATCTGGTCCTGAGCTGGGATCATGCCCGGTACATGAACCACAACTGCCATCCGACGACCATGATGACGGACTACGGGCTTGAAATCGCGGTGCGCGACATTGCGGCCGGAGAGGAGCTGACCACTGAATATGGGCTGCTCAACATCCAGGAACCCTATGCCATCTGTTGCGGCTGCGTGGATTGCCGCGAGCATCTGCGGCTCGACGACATCGACGTATACGGCGACGGCTGGGACGAACGCATCCGCGAGAGCCTGGAGCGCATTCCGCTGGTGGATCAGCCGTTGCTGCCGCTGCTCGAAACCGAGCTGCGCGTCCGGCTGGAAGACTTTCTGGGGGGCAGGACTGCCTATTCCTCAATCCGCAACCTCAAGTGGTTGGCCGAACCGGAATGCGGGGGGATCGTATAA
- a CDS encoding GNAT family N-acetyltransferase, with amino-acid sequence MSLACETPSVSFPHSSVRPATLDDLPLFEACERTGFSENRRSSKASLRHSITSPAQLALVIEGCAKRKKPVPAGCAVVFQYKRSLRVYSLAILKEYRMLGLGEALVRHIVEFAASHGYERVTLEADMNNPKLVNWYRKFGFEPVRSLPDYYGPAEPAVRMVLSPSNRDGSPESVVIVVDDPSRVKECCPGVQFCSATDYLADTNYAGSNRFHVLNLCTSYKTHSMGYYVSLLASARNHRVTPSVMTVKDVTTPLVAQSLLDEIRDASHPRPLPQKGELVELTIILGRTPDPCRTELARKLFSLFAIPFFTITMERLDDGWKFRKVKLLHLKQVAGQWPELLRTALEAFCLKKRYNRPRLKSYQYDLAILADATEPTPPSSPLALEKFRNAAEKVGFFVEFITKADHRRICEFDALFIRETTAMDNHTYAMSRHAYTEGLVVVDDPWSIMLCSNKVYLQERLAHAGADQPRGWHLTRKECTPKFLSTLPLPLVLKLPESSFSLGVFRVSSVEELQDKLSEMFKHTDLVIAQEFLVSAFDWRVGLLDNKPLFACKYYMANNHWQIYNWQESEHQDGDEFSGRSETIPVEEVPPHILKAAIQASSLIGNGFYGVDLKDMGGKAYVIEVNDNPNVDAGIEDLVLGDELYERIMRSIYNRIEAERHQVRYIY; translated from the coding sequence ATGAGCCTTGCGTGCGAGACGCCATCCGTCTCCTTTCCTCATTCTTCGGTCCGCCCGGCGACGCTGGACGACCTGCCCCTTTTCGAGGCCTGCGAGCGGACCGGTTTCAGTGAGAACCGGCGCTCTTCAAAGGCCAGCCTGCGCCACAGCATCACCAGTCCCGCCCAGCTTGCTCTGGTCATCGAGGGCTGCGCCAAGCGCAAAAAACCGGTTCCGGCGGGGTGCGCGGTGGTCTTCCAGTACAAACGCTCCCTGCGCGTGTACTCCCTGGCCATTCTGAAGGAATACCGCATGCTCGGTTTGGGTGAGGCCCTGGTCCGGCATATCGTGGAGTTCGCGGCCAGCCACGGGTACGAACGCGTCACCCTTGAAGCGGACATGAACAATCCCAAGTTGGTCAACTGGTACCGCAAGTTCGGTTTCGAGCCGGTGCGCTCCCTGCCGGACTACTATGGCCCGGCAGAGCCTGCCGTGCGCATGGTCCTGTCGCCGTCCAACCGCGACGGTTCGCCCGAGAGCGTGGTCATCGTGGTGGACGACCCGAGCCGGGTCAAGGAGTGTTGCCCGGGCGTGCAGTTCTGTTCAGCCACCGACTATCTGGCCGATACCAACTATGCCGGGTCCAACCGGTTCCACGTGCTGAACCTGTGCACCTCGTACAAGACCCACTCCATGGGCTACTACGTCTCCCTGCTGGCCTCGGCCCGCAACCACCGCGTGACCCCGTCGGTCATGACCGTGAAGGACGTGACCACGCCTCTGGTGGCGCAGAGCCTGCTCGACGAGATCAGGGACGCAAGCCACCCCAGACCGCTGCCGCAGAAGGGCGAACTGGTGGAGTTGACCATCATTCTCGGACGCACCCCGGACCCGTGCCGGACGGAACTGGCCCGCAAACTCTTTTCCCTTTTCGCCATTCCGTTCTTCACCATCACCATGGAGCGGCTCGACGACGGTTGGAAGTTCCGCAAGGTCAAGCTGCTGCATCTCAAGCAGGTCGCCGGGCAGTGGCCCGAGTTGCTGCGCACGGCCCTTGAGGCCTTCTGCCTGAAGAAGCGATACAACCGTCCCCGGCTCAAAAGCTACCAGTACGACCTGGCCATCCTGGCGGACGCCACCGAGCCCACGCCGCCGTCCAGCCCTCTGGCTCTGGAGAAGTTTCGCAACGCAGCCGAAAAAGTGGGCTTCTTCGTGGAGTTCATCACCAAAGCGGACCACCGGCGCATCTGTGAGTTCGATGCGCTGTTCATCCGCGAGACCACGGCCATGGACAATCACACCTACGCCATGTCCCGCCACGCCTACACCGAGGGGCTGGTGGTCGTGGACGACCCGTGGTCCATCATGTTGTGTTCCAACAAGGTCTATCTTCAGGAGCGACTGGCCCACGCCGGGGCCGATCAGCCGCGCGGCTGGCATCTGACGCGCAAGGAATGCACCCCCAAGTTTCTGAGCACACTGCCTCTGCCGTTGGTCCTGAAGCTGCCTGAGAGCTCCTTTTCCCTGGGCGTGTTCAGGGTATCCTCCGTGGAAGAGTTGCAGGACAAGCTGTCCGAGATGTTCAAGCATACGGATCTGGTCATCGCCCAGGAATTTCTGGTCTCGGCCTTTGACTGGCGGGTGGGCCTGCTCGACAACAAGCCTCTGTTCGCCTGCAAATACTACATGGCCAACAATCACTGGCAGATCTACAACTGGCAGGAAAGCGAACACCAGGACGGCGACGAATTCAGCGGCCGGTCCGAGACCATACCTGTCGAAGAGGTGCCGCCCCACATCCTTAAGGCGGCCATCCAGGCCTCCTCGCTCATCGGCAACGGATTCTACGGCGTGGACCTCAAGGATATGGGCGGCAAGGCCTACGTCATCGAGGTCAACGACAATCCCAACGTGGATGCCGGCATCGAGGATCTGGTCCTGGGCGACGAACTGTACGAACGCATCATGCGCTCCATCTACAACCGCATCGAGGCCGAGCGGCACCAGGTGCGCTACATATATTAA